One stretch of Enoplosus armatus isolate fEnoArm2 chromosome 1, fEnoArm2.hap1, whole genome shotgun sequence DNA includes these proteins:
- the LOC139285790 gene encoding ubiquitin-conjugating enzyme E2 Q2 isoform X2, producing the protein MSVSGLKAELKFLESIFDPNHERFRIIDWKPDELSCQFNVTGEKLLIIHCNITESYPSTPPIWFVDSDDPSLTQVLERLEDVRKGSTLLLQQLKKLICDLCRLYNLPQHPDVEMLDQPLPAGPVGQDRKHGTEEVTSEEEEEEEMGEDIEDLDHYEMKEEEPVDGKKSEDDGIEKENLAILEKIRKNQRQDHLNVSLYSLGAVSGSVQASDRLMKELREIYRSQSYKTGIYSVELVNDSLYEWHVKLRTVDPDSPLHSDLQVLKEKEGMDYILLNFSYKDNFPFDPPFVRVVSPVLSGGYVLGGGALCMELLTKQGWSSAYSIESVIMQINATLVKGKARVQFGANKNQYNLARAQQSYKSLVQIHEKNGWYTPPKEDG; encoded by the exons ATGTCGGTGTCGGGGCTGAAGGCCGAACTGAAGTTTTTGGAGTCCATTTTTGATCCAAACCACGAACGCTTCAGGATCATTGACTGGAAGCCTGACGAGCTGAGCTGCCAGTTTAATGTAACTGGGGAAAAGCTGTTAATTATCCACTGTAACATAACG GAATCTTATCCATCTACGCCGCCAATATGGTTTGTGGACTCTGATGACCCGAGCTTGACGCAAGTTTTGGAGAGGTTGGAAGATGTGAGAAAAGGCAGCACTCTG CTTTTGCAGCAGTTGAAGAAACTAATTTGTGACCTTTGTCGGCTGTACAACCTTCCCCAACATCCAGATGTGGAGATGCTGGACCAGCCCCTACCTGCAGGCCCTGTGGGACAAGACCGAAAG catGGGACAGAGGAGGTCAcatctgaagaagaagaggaggaggagatgggagag GACATAGAAGATCTGGACCACtatgaaatgaaagaggaggagcCTGTGGATGGGAAGAAGTCTGAGGATGATGGCATTGAGAAGGAGAATCTGGCCATCCTGGAGAAGATCCGAAAGAACCAGAGGCAGGACCACTTGAATGTAAGTCTTTATTCACTT GGAGCTGTGTCTGGTTCAGTGCAAGCCTCTGACCGCCTGATGAAGGAGCTTAGAGAGATCTACAGGTCTCAGAGTTACAAGACAG GTATCTATTCAGTGGAGCTTGTTAACGACAGCCTGTATGAATGGCACGTCAAACTAAGGAC GGTGGATCCAGATAGCCCCTTACACAGCGACTTACAAGTCCtaaaggaaaaggaaggaatGGATTACATTTTACTAAACTTCTCATATAAA GATAATTTCCCCTTTGATCCGCCATTTGTCCGGGTGGTTTCACCTGTGCTTTCTGGAGG TTATGTTCTTGGAGGAGGTGCCCTGTGCATGGAGCTTCTCACCAAACAG GGTTGGAGCAGTGCCTATTCCATTGAATCTGTCATCATGCAGATCAATGCCACTTTAGTCAAAGGAAAAGCCAGAGTGCAGTTTGGAGCCAATAAA AACCAGTACAATCTTGCCAGAGCACAGCAGTCCTACAAATCCCTGGTTCAGATCCATGAAAAGAACG
- the LOC139285790 gene encoding ubiquitin-conjugating enzyme E2 Q2 isoform X1 codes for MSVSGLKAELKFLESIFDPNHERFRIIDWKPDELSCQFNVTGEKLLIIHCNITESYPSTPPIWFVDSDDPSLTQVLERLEDVRKGSTLLLQQLKKLICDLCRLYNLPQHPDVEMLDQPLPAGPVGQDRKHGTEEVTSEEEEEEEMGEDIEDLDHYEMKEEEPVDGKKSEDDGIEKENLAILEKIRKNQRQDHLNGAVSGSVQASDRLMKELREIYRSQSYKTGIYSVELVNDSLYEWHVKLRTVDPDSPLHSDLQVLKEKEGMDYILLNFSYKDNFPFDPPFVRVVSPVLSGGYVLGGGALCMELLTKQGWSSAYSIESVIMQINATLVKGKARVQFGANKNQYNLARAQQSYKSLVQIHEKNGWYTPPKEDG; via the exons ATGTCGGTGTCGGGGCTGAAGGCCGAACTGAAGTTTTTGGAGTCCATTTTTGATCCAAACCACGAACGCTTCAGGATCATTGACTGGAAGCCTGACGAGCTGAGCTGCCAGTTTAATGTAACTGGGGAAAAGCTGTTAATTATCCACTGTAACATAACG GAATCTTATCCATCTACGCCGCCAATATGGTTTGTGGACTCTGATGACCCGAGCTTGACGCAAGTTTTGGAGAGGTTGGAAGATGTGAGAAAAGGCAGCACTCTG CTTTTGCAGCAGTTGAAGAAACTAATTTGTGACCTTTGTCGGCTGTACAACCTTCCCCAACATCCAGATGTGGAGATGCTGGACCAGCCCCTACCTGCAGGCCCTGTGGGACAAGACCGAAAG catGGGACAGAGGAGGTCAcatctgaagaagaagaggaggaggagatgggagag GACATAGAAGATCTGGACCACtatgaaatgaaagaggaggagcCTGTGGATGGGAAGAAGTCTGAGGATGATGGCATTGAGAAGGAGAATCTGGCCATCCTGGAGAAGATCCGAAAGAACCAGAGGCAGGACCACTTGAAT GGAGCTGTGTCTGGTTCAGTGCAAGCCTCTGACCGCCTGATGAAGGAGCTTAGAGAGATCTACAGGTCTCAGAGTTACAAGACAG GTATCTATTCAGTGGAGCTTGTTAACGACAGCCTGTATGAATGGCACGTCAAACTAAGGAC GGTGGATCCAGATAGCCCCTTACACAGCGACTTACAAGTCCtaaaggaaaaggaaggaatGGATTACATTTTACTAAACTTCTCATATAAA GATAATTTCCCCTTTGATCCGCCATTTGTCCGGGTGGTTTCACCTGTGCTTTCTGGAGG TTATGTTCTTGGAGGAGGTGCCCTGTGCATGGAGCTTCTCACCAAACAG GGTTGGAGCAGTGCCTATTCCATTGAATCTGTCATCATGCAGATCAATGCCACTTTAGTCAAAGGAAAAGCCAGAGTGCAGTTTGGAGCCAATAAA AACCAGTACAATCTTGCCAGAGCACAGCAGTCCTACAAATCCCTGGTTCAGATCCATGAAAAGAACG
- the LOC139285790 gene encoding ubiquitin-conjugating enzyme E2 Q2 isoform X4, which yields MSVSGLKAELKFLESIFDPNHERFRIIDWKPDELSCQFNVTGEKLLIIHCNITESYPSTPPIWFVDSDDPSLTQVLERLEDVRKGSTLLLQQLKKLICDLCRLYNLPQHPDVEMLDQPLPAGPHGTEEVTSEEEEEEEMGEDIEDLDHYEMKEEEPVDGKKSEDDGIEKENLAILEKIRKNQRQDHLNGAVSGSVQASDRLMKELREIYRSQSYKTGIYSVELVNDSLYEWHVKLRTVDPDSPLHSDLQVLKEKEGMDYILLNFSYKDNFPFDPPFVRVVSPVLSGGYVLGGGALCMELLTKQGWSSAYSIESVIMQINATLVKGKARVQFGANKNQYNLARAQQSYKSLVQIHEKNGWYTPPKEDG from the exons ATGTCGGTGTCGGGGCTGAAGGCCGAACTGAAGTTTTTGGAGTCCATTTTTGATCCAAACCACGAACGCTTCAGGATCATTGACTGGAAGCCTGACGAGCTGAGCTGCCAGTTTAATGTAACTGGGGAAAAGCTGTTAATTATCCACTGTAACATAACG GAATCTTATCCATCTACGCCGCCAATATGGTTTGTGGACTCTGATGACCCGAGCTTGACGCAAGTTTTGGAGAGGTTGGAAGATGTGAGAAAAGGCAGCACTCTG CTTTTGCAGCAGTTGAAGAAACTAATTTGTGACCTTTGTCGGCTGTACAACCTTCCCCAACATCCAGATGTGGAGATGCTGGACCAGCCCCTACCTGCAGGCCCT catGGGACAGAGGAGGTCAcatctgaagaagaagaggaggaggagatgggagag GACATAGAAGATCTGGACCACtatgaaatgaaagaggaggagcCTGTGGATGGGAAGAAGTCTGAGGATGATGGCATTGAGAAGGAGAATCTGGCCATCCTGGAGAAGATCCGAAAGAACCAGAGGCAGGACCACTTGAAT GGAGCTGTGTCTGGTTCAGTGCAAGCCTCTGACCGCCTGATGAAGGAGCTTAGAGAGATCTACAGGTCTCAGAGTTACAAGACAG GTATCTATTCAGTGGAGCTTGTTAACGACAGCCTGTATGAATGGCACGTCAAACTAAGGAC GGTGGATCCAGATAGCCCCTTACACAGCGACTTACAAGTCCtaaaggaaaaggaaggaatGGATTACATTTTACTAAACTTCTCATATAAA GATAATTTCCCCTTTGATCCGCCATTTGTCCGGGTGGTTTCACCTGTGCTTTCTGGAGG TTATGTTCTTGGAGGAGGTGCCCTGTGCATGGAGCTTCTCACCAAACAG GGTTGGAGCAGTGCCTATTCCATTGAATCTGTCATCATGCAGATCAATGCCACTTTAGTCAAAGGAAAAGCCAGAGTGCAGTTTGGAGCCAATAAA AACCAGTACAATCTTGCCAGAGCACAGCAGTCCTACAAATCCCTGGTTCAGATCCATGAAAAGAACG
- the LOC139285790 gene encoding ubiquitin-conjugating enzyme E2 Q2 isoform X3 has protein sequence MSVSGLKAELKFLESIFDPNHERFRIIDWKPDELSCQFNVTGEKLLIIHCNITESYPSTPPIWFVDSDDPSLTQVLERLEDVRKGSTLLLQQLKKLICDLCRLYNLPQHPDVEMLDQPLPAGPVGQDRKARLPKEVTSEEEEEEEMGEDIEDLDHYEMKEEEPVDGKKSEDDGIEKENLAILEKIRKNQRQDHLNGAVSGSVQASDRLMKELREIYRSQSYKTGIYSVELVNDSLYEWHVKLRTVDPDSPLHSDLQVLKEKEGMDYILLNFSYKDNFPFDPPFVRVVSPVLSGGYVLGGGALCMELLTKQGWSSAYSIESVIMQINATLVKGKARVQFGANKNQYNLARAQQSYKSLVQIHEKNGWYTPPKEDG, from the exons ATGTCGGTGTCGGGGCTGAAGGCCGAACTGAAGTTTTTGGAGTCCATTTTTGATCCAAACCACGAACGCTTCAGGATCATTGACTGGAAGCCTGACGAGCTGAGCTGCCAGTTTAATGTAACTGGGGAAAAGCTGTTAATTATCCACTGTAACATAACG GAATCTTATCCATCTACGCCGCCAATATGGTTTGTGGACTCTGATGACCCGAGCTTGACGCAAGTTTTGGAGAGGTTGGAAGATGTGAGAAAAGGCAGCACTCTG CTTTTGCAGCAGTTGAAGAAACTAATTTGTGACCTTTGTCGGCTGTACAACCTTCCCCAACATCCAGATGTGGAGATGCTGGACCAGCCCCTACCTGCAGGCCCTGTGGGACAAGACCGAAAGGCAAGGCTGCCTA AGGAGGTCAcatctgaagaagaagaggaggaggagatgggagag GACATAGAAGATCTGGACCACtatgaaatgaaagaggaggagcCTGTGGATGGGAAGAAGTCTGAGGATGATGGCATTGAGAAGGAGAATCTGGCCATCCTGGAGAAGATCCGAAAGAACCAGAGGCAGGACCACTTGAAT GGAGCTGTGTCTGGTTCAGTGCAAGCCTCTGACCGCCTGATGAAGGAGCTTAGAGAGATCTACAGGTCTCAGAGTTACAAGACAG GTATCTATTCAGTGGAGCTTGTTAACGACAGCCTGTATGAATGGCACGTCAAACTAAGGAC GGTGGATCCAGATAGCCCCTTACACAGCGACTTACAAGTCCtaaaggaaaaggaaggaatGGATTACATTTTACTAAACTTCTCATATAAA GATAATTTCCCCTTTGATCCGCCATTTGTCCGGGTGGTTTCACCTGTGCTTTCTGGAGG TTATGTTCTTGGAGGAGGTGCCCTGTGCATGGAGCTTCTCACCAAACAG GGTTGGAGCAGTGCCTATTCCATTGAATCTGTCATCATGCAGATCAATGCCACTTTAGTCAAAGGAAAAGCCAGAGTGCAGTTTGGAGCCAATAAA AACCAGTACAATCTTGCCAGAGCACAGCAGTCCTACAAATCCCTGGTTCAGATCCATGAAAAGAACG
- the LOC139285790 gene encoding ubiquitin-conjugating enzyme E2 Q2 isoform X5 — protein sequence MSVSGLKAELKFLESIFDPNHERFRIIDWKPDELSCQFNVTGEKLLIIHCNITESYPSTPPIWFVDSDDPSLTQVLERLEDVRKGSTLHGTEEVTSEEEEEEEMGEDIEDLDHYEMKEEEPVDGKKSEDDGIEKENLAILEKIRKNQRQDHLNGAVSGSVQASDRLMKELREIYRSQSYKTGIYSVELVNDSLYEWHVKLRTVDPDSPLHSDLQVLKEKEGMDYILLNFSYKDNFPFDPPFVRVVSPVLSGGYVLGGGALCMELLTKQGWSSAYSIESVIMQINATLVKGKARVQFGANKNQYNLARAQQSYKSLVQIHEKNGWYTPPKEDG from the exons ATGTCGGTGTCGGGGCTGAAGGCCGAACTGAAGTTTTTGGAGTCCATTTTTGATCCAAACCACGAACGCTTCAGGATCATTGACTGGAAGCCTGACGAGCTGAGCTGCCAGTTTAATGTAACTGGGGAAAAGCTGTTAATTATCCACTGTAACATAACG GAATCTTATCCATCTACGCCGCCAATATGGTTTGTGGACTCTGATGACCCGAGCTTGACGCAAGTTTTGGAGAGGTTGGAAGATGTGAGAAAAGGCAGCACTCTG catGGGACAGAGGAGGTCAcatctgaagaagaagaggaggaggagatgggagag GACATAGAAGATCTGGACCACtatgaaatgaaagaggaggagcCTGTGGATGGGAAGAAGTCTGAGGATGATGGCATTGAGAAGGAGAATCTGGCCATCCTGGAGAAGATCCGAAAGAACCAGAGGCAGGACCACTTGAAT GGAGCTGTGTCTGGTTCAGTGCAAGCCTCTGACCGCCTGATGAAGGAGCTTAGAGAGATCTACAGGTCTCAGAGTTACAAGACAG GTATCTATTCAGTGGAGCTTGTTAACGACAGCCTGTATGAATGGCACGTCAAACTAAGGAC GGTGGATCCAGATAGCCCCTTACACAGCGACTTACAAGTCCtaaaggaaaaggaaggaatGGATTACATTTTACTAAACTTCTCATATAAA GATAATTTCCCCTTTGATCCGCCATTTGTCCGGGTGGTTTCACCTGTGCTTTCTGGAGG TTATGTTCTTGGAGGAGGTGCCCTGTGCATGGAGCTTCTCACCAAACAG GGTTGGAGCAGTGCCTATTCCATTGAATCTGTCATCATGCAGATCAATGCCACTTTAGTCAAAGGAAAAGCCAGAGTGCAGTTTGGAGCCAATAAA AACCAGTACAATCTTGCCAGAGCACAGCAGTCCTACAAATCCCTGGTTCAGATCCATGAAAAGAACG